The Ptychodera flava strain L36383 chromosome 3 unlocalized genomic scaffold, AS_Pfla_20210202 Scaffold_26__1_contigs__length_13983176_pilon, whole genome shotgun sequence genome segment TCGAAACGCCCGTCATTGACACCATGCTTGATTGCgtatttgtcaaaaaactaagacagcttatgaaatttacatttatgcaagTGTAATCAAACACTCCTCTGCATAAGTGAATTTTTAATTACATTTCGTCAGTGGTTTCAACATTCTGCCCCTGCCTCAAATGTGACTTCATACTgctaaaatagaaaaaaaaataccattGGAACTTTCTTATGAGTACTGTTTTCATCTCAATTGATCCCCtgtttgtatatgtatgatCAGAGTTATGACAACTCAATTGAAAACTGTATAGTTCTTGAAGTGATATTGATGGTTACAAGCATCCACTTTACACGTGCAACAAATCATTAATTCAGTGATTGTCTCATTACAAATTTTTTACATGTACACTTCTGTCAATTGTCAAAACTTAACCCTCAGGATCACATCATTGTTTTCAGACTAGTTCATCACTATCTCCTCAATCAACTGATACGGACACCTCAAGTAACAGAGATGGAGCCAGAAGTAGGGGAAGAGGGAGGGGAGTGAGTGGAAGAGGTGGAGGAAGAGGAAGAGGCAGAGGTAGAGGAACTGGTAGAGGCCGAGGGAGGGGTAGAGGAAGAGGTAGGGGAAGAGGCAGAGGAAGAGGCAGAGTTTTAGAAAGTACACAGCAAGCTGATGAAGCCTTGCAACAGCTTGAGGAAAGAAAACTCCAACTAAGAGTAAGTactgacattaaaaaaatatatttaataataaattttaataaaaatgcaacatttaacTGTTTCAAAGTAAGAAAATATACTTCACAATGGCAAAACTGAATAATTATCACATACTTGCAGTGAGTAGTACACCTCATTGAATATTTCACACAAGACTGAAGACTGACATGTTTTTACTTCATTGAACTATAAAAAATGTTCTTTGACAATGACATGTATGCTGTTCTTGATTACAGACCATCATTTCAGATATGGAtggtgaaaagaaaaataatcttCTACTCAGAATAGTTGACCACGACCCAAGCTTGATTTTCAACTTAATACAACCAGTCCCATCACAGCCTGGTGGTTACCACCCCCCACCCACTGTAGACAATCCCAAATGGTGTGTTTGCACTAGATGTCGTGAGATGCCcacagaaagagagagagtATGTTGTGACAGACAACCAGAAATGTGCATCTCTCAACTGGCAGTAAGTTAGTTTTACAGTCTAACAACAGAAGCCACAAATTTGTAATGAATTTTTTACCTCTAGCAACATTTTTCCAATAACATATCTCTGAAACCATCTcataaaattaatataaaataaCAATTACTGTTTGACACATTGGCACTTTCAAACTCTATTGAGAATAAAACATTGTGTGGTGAGAGAGTTTACTATCACTATTTGGATGCTTCTTAGTGCACACcaattttcaatacaaataGTATTTGGCACTACAGAAAGATGAGACTGCTTCCAAAAATGCAAACACAGATTTCAAATCAAAGATATAATTTTAGACAGCTCTGTGTGAGTATTTGTGATCATGTTTATCAGAATACAAGTAGGGCCAGAGGGACAAAGTCACTGTCTCTGTATATGATGGCAGTAAGTCTTTGTGTACACTAACAAGTTATCTCTCTTGTTCTGCTTACTGAAGCATATTACATTGTCAACTGTTAGAGTTCCTAGTCTTGCATTCAGTAATCACCTTTTCAGTAATTAAGTTGCCTATTTTCCAGTGTGAaccataaaatatttcattgcacAAAGTAGGTGTGGTGGAGCTGTCATGTTGTTCTTAAAGCAAGACAAAAGATGCAACTCATCTCAAATACAAATCTAAGAAATGATGTTTGGAGGTTCAGCCTTTGTCTAAAAGTACAAATGAGCATAAAGACTTGTAAAAAAGATGTACGCTAACTTGATCATGAAATGTGGAAAAAGTATAACACCTTTTTGTTTGACTATTCACGGTGTACAAGTTACTGTTGATGCTAGTCGTTATGAACTTCTGTATACATATTATTTTCAGGATTTCAAAGTTCTTGTTTTAAACGAGACGGTACTAGCACTGGCTAGAGCGTACAGACGAGATGTGTTAGCTGTAATCGACGACGATGATATGACAAAAGCCAATCGTCATGCTGCATACAGACAGTTTGTCCTGTGGCAACATGGTGTTTTAGGAGCTGGAGACAGGCGGATCATCCCTAGCTGCTGTGTGTGGGCGATAAGGGACAAGTATCCTGACCCCTTTGGTCAGTACACGGGGTTCATCCCATCGCGACTGGCATAATGTTCAAGGGACTTCTTTTGCCTTTACAtgcatttgttatttttaattttttcatgagACAGCTGTACTAAGTTTTGTCCAAATTTATATTTCACAAGTGTTTTTGTAACAGTATTACATTTTCTGTAATAAAACCTGTAATTTACAATTTATGTACAAGAGTGAGTATACCCCTAGGAActtgcataccaagtttcaaagcaaacagatgagcgatttcagagaaaatgatttttttgaccaaaaatgacaaaattgcaccccaaaatataaatattaccATTTAaccacaattttgacaaatttaataAAGGCCATACCTAAGATcatgcatatcaagtttcaaggCAATCGAACGAGCTCCttcagagaagaatattttttgatcaaacctgagaaaaattgccccaaaatacaactACCAAAATTTctccacgatttgaacaaatataactaaagtcaccataaagaatatgcaaaccaagtttcaaccaaatctgggctgtggttacagagttttagcaatttgcaggatttttgctttttgttacgtcatttgcttatttttgacactgacatattcatttgaacaaatcacatCTCCATCCCTTGGCGCACCTGTATGCCAAATACTAAGATTGTAGGTTTAATGGTTTTGGACGGatatacatccacacatactaAAACATAAGTAAAGACATAAAGACCCTGCCTGCctatcatataagctcttttgtaTCTataacaaatgtgagctaaaaatgagttGTTTGGGTAGTGTCCATAACTTTTATGTTTTCCTTGATGTCTGTTCTTGTACAATAGAAGCTGTTGGTGGAGGTGGGATGGGAGCTAGATTTGCAGATATCCTGCGAGGATCTTGTGGCTCCAAGTCCATCTGTCTGTTCATGCCTTGCCTATCTGCCAAACGTTTCTCCAAAATTGACTTCTTCAGGTCTCTTATATGGGGATAGGTTTTGTTGATCTTCTCAGGAAAAGCAGACCACCTACTACTCTTCTTGTTATAGTGTCTGTGGTagctgaaaaaaattaagcaagatattatagaaataagaGGTGATAATGGCGAGTTCGAGCCctggcatggctgtggtgttgtgtccttggtcaaggcactttattcctcattgcttctccccacccaggagtgatgggtacctggtaggacagtggttgtaatgtgtgtatttagctctgctgcgcttattggctgcacatgtgagctgttgtttgctccccagggagttgagtggtatcatattaggtccagtgaccaggggtaataataattgtaaagcgccttgatcacatgtacttgtggatatgtgcgctatataagaacccaatattatttattattattgatatcatgacCATTAAGACCAgtaagaggaaagccaaaaattaacaggcGAGGCTTGCCAAGTCCGTTAATTTTGGTTTTTCTCTTGCCTACGCCCAtacataaacgttaatggtcagggtaacgcctgtaattttcatgatattatcaACAGACCCAAGCAAACCCtctaaatttacgaaaatttcccacgtGAAAGAAAACAGAACTTGTATTACACAAATGTTGCATTCATGGCACAGTGAGGTGCTGCGCTGTATGAGAGGCCAATGTAAGTAGTGCAATACACCACGAACTGCAACGCgatgtaaaaatttgcaaatccagtaactttttctttgaaaaggtGGACGTGTCTAGCCTTGCCACAAAAGTGGTCCATTTTTGGATGAGTGATCATGATGGTTGATCATGATATTTGTACAGATCACAATTTAccttttagctgtaaagttatgatgtttacaatactgtgatgataatattattcatataaatgggcatgtaaacaaacctttactgtgtatttgtggtcagtcacatgaaACAGCTTGACCAATGAAAATGCCACAGACAGGGCATGACAGTATAATTCAATAATTCTATAAGTTATATTTCCTAGTTTTTGATATAACTGTGTGATAATGGAGagttattgttttgaaaaaaccCTTGGTATACCTAGCTGGTCAAATACATGACCTACTTATATCAGTATGATATTTCATTTCTTGAGCCATCACAGAGTTTACATTTATCATAAACACTCCTGTCACCAACACTTATTCTctacaaaacacagcaagcTCTAATGGCCACTAGGTGTTGTTTCCTTTGATCTCAACAACGTTATTATAAAGTGTAAAACTCACATGATGtctccttgtttgtttgtactCAATGCCCTATTGTGATGGACATTGTGGTCAAGTGCTGCCAATATGTTCCGTGCTCTGTACACAGGTGGTGAGTAGGCATTTCGTTTCGCTGCATACATTAAGATGTTTTGTTGGAAAGTCTCCAACTCAGCAGTGCTCCTAGaattcaagaaaaaaattctgtaaatggTGTTCATATAACAGCCTGatacaatacaaaaatacaatgtGGAATATCTGACAATGGTACATCACCATtaacttttatatattttcattttattgattTGCAACACTTTTTCACTATCAACTTGGCCTATGGTTGTGTATCATGAACTGAATTGGTCTTCATGTTTTATAAGGGAGGAATAGCATCATTGATTTCCTACCTGAAGTTCAAGTAGTAGTGAACCTTGTTGAGAAAGCGTTTATCTAAGACCACCTTTCTGAGTGCTACATGAGCTGGGTCTCCCttcttcaaccattctctcccTTGAACTCTTTCAGCTGATAGAGGACCATGGTCACATCTGTTGTTTCCCTGGCCATAAGGTAGTGCCCAAGCATGCTCGTCAGTGACATGATGCAGGACTCCACACCAACTCCCCTTAAAAAagtaccgtcaaggacagtgtgctcacattcgctttgaattggtccattcgagaaatatttaaaccaggaaaaacaagaatgacaaaagcaaataaggtctccaacttaggtactggaggtcatcttcaggacatgcatatcaacttctatagcaatgggacaagcagatcctaaatacataagcaaatgtcaacaacaaaaaatagacagagaaggtttgataagaagaaaaggtgggagtgggtaaaaaaatgtacacgGATCtgtggtaaaaaagtaatgctacctcatcaatcttctagaccctaccctcctgaatatcaaatgttccatcccttggtattacataacgccagatgacaggaaatatatttacaaccttgggaatgtttttaattaatgccatgagtgttttttattttttttacacagCACTGTAAGTTAGttacagcacttaagttagttacagatggtgaaatgccttccactgtgggcggtgattacaacatctggaattatcctggatccaaatttctcatcagttcttgtatgtcttacatagaaaagttgcaaaaattggtccgcaataaaaaaattaacctaagctttgttttctggatcaaattttcatacaaattgataccaaatatgacaaaattatgttcacagccttcaaaactctcaAAAAACATGTCCTGGGTtggtaggtcatttaaggtcacaaactgagaaaattacctaaatatacaaatttgggggtttcccaacactttgagaaGAAATCTATCtgataacatccctcgggactttatagcaaattacaaagctatcaaacaagtaattttgagaacaagttttcttgaccaaaaatgacaatattgtcttaataatacaaatttgtatattccaggacaatttccacatatctaactattgtcatctctgtacgtctgtgtaccaaatacaaaagctgtctgtccaggggttttagaaagaaaataccgtttaaaatttttttggctaaaaatgacaaaattgctccaaaatagtaattttcccaattttgtcataatttcaacaaattagaagcgtaacaccctcgcaaagatccaacccaaatttgagagcaattgggctggcggtttcagagaagaagaatttttactgaaaatgagaaaaatcaccaaaaaattcagtaaaaatacaaaattaaggatatcttcacaatattcataacacTGTATAagtttcacctaaggtacgtgcacacaaattttaaaagtaatcaaaacagcggttctccagatattaattcttgaccattttcacattttgtaagctcatttgcataattttggcaatgcagacttcatttgaacaaaatcccatctatagcccaggatgcatgcacataccaaataccaagctgaaatatgcagcggtttgcgtgtttttgatgttgacggacatactgtacgtacatacatacatacatacatacatacatacatatatacatacatacacacatacatacagacgccatcgacttcagcttatacgataaactcacattggtataaccaaatgtgagctaaaaaaagaCAGAGAATGGAAGTTATTAGCATCTGCCTGGCATACTTTTCCCTTATCTCAATTACTCACAACATGTGATTTTTTGTAATCTCATTCTTCAAAAtagtttcacttcaaaatgttcaagttAGTATTATGCTTCAGTGAGTAAACTCTCCGTTTTGCTTTCAAACACTTTATTGTGATGTTTTACAACCAGGTAGGTGTAGGCACCAACATGTTTGCAGAATATCACATTGAAGTGTACAATAtggagatatatatatatagacaggttgtttctgcatgaattcttcaattagaaataatttttcatggaaagaaataagtgaatattaaactgcaaaagttactttTTCAGTCTATTTTTGAGACacaataaaaattttgattgtTTTCAAAACAGACTTTAATAACTCTGGCCTTAAGTCTTTGTGCACAAAATTGCATTGATCTGAGGATATTTCAGAAGTGGATGCATTGTTGATTTTGTTTATTCAACATCAGTAGAGTTGATAGCATATACAATTGCAAATAACATTTCCAATTACTTGAGTAGGCTAAAAGGGCAAATTTCACAGGAAGTGTTTGTGTCTTGTCAATGTATGATAAAATACGTGGTAAAAATGAGTACTTCAATCACATTGAAGTATAAAAATCAATCCAGTTGCATGATTTTGGCTGAAGACAGTATggtgcacagtacaataaattacccacaattctctatgatttttatccttgaaggttacttttctaaaaactttttcatttctgcatgtaagcactaatgtgcagcatcagaataatttttaaataatatctagtaaaagtacctTTAGATATATCAGtggaagtttcaaaataaccactaaacaaccaGAAAAGTCATATTctttaggtactacaaatgccatgctttttgggcagcaagttatgatgaactgaaggggtcattctctgagaaaacttggcatgcaaatttcttttgtcacttcctttgcaaaaaatcaatatccttttgtttcataaaacaggtgcaactagtctccctactttccatcacattattctgtatggctgaggacacaatgtctggcaaatttcacaaacatagggccaaagtccctgaagctactatagacatggatacaaaattaagtatttcctgactgtatgaaattatctcactaaggtcatcctagggacatgtaaaccaaatattaaagctgtctgaccagcggttttgaaaaaacaagcgactcaacagttgacagagctctgctgtgttatgtagggaataaccttttgtgacacatgtattgatgaagaaggtggatatctttgatagctcatttcaggatggcctgaccaaaaatgagaaataattctgtaaaatacagatttgcatatttcatcagactatattagtctataatagcaaataaacgagagttaattacattctaattaagtAAAcgagacttgcttaaatcaagatttacgtcataaaaaaaacagcatatctgtcaggttataaagaatcttgagctggttatcttttaatatcagtattttcatcctattaaccaagcacattttaacattcaaattatcattgtaagtaagttctgttgaataagttgagactgtacgtactcagagaaagcacactgaagagacaaatgtttgaaacttaagaagttcaaggtcatcaaaagcattataaggaatcatgttacactttcattgcactgtttacacagattgcataagtgctataaatagcacatgaggaatcttacagcccagctttaccataaaaccccatcactttgaccactcttttaattgaccactctatttttttcctcaaaaagtaatcttattttatccttaccaagtcaaccataaatggaaattagaactttctctatctctatttatttgaccaccctatcatgacaaactattatgagcaatttcttttagataacataaatggtggttcagaatatatcaaagttgggattcaggaaagttgcctttacatgttttaatcctccaagatggtaagcatttcactatgaactgtcaaaaaaagttgaactttctgataattccacactaaaattatttggctgtgatgatttcctaattaattcaattatttaaaattatattaattattttttctggttgaattgatagggtttatacagtacaagaattccatacgatgtaagtcaaattttgaccaaaaatgacaaaaaaattccttaaaaatacacatttgcaaatttcatcacaatttgaacaaatctaagttgggttatccctagggacctgtatactaaataacaaagctgtctgaccagcggttatgaagaagaagattttttaccaaaaataccttttttggcattatttgcctattttcaacaatatcaaacaattaaaaaaaaaatagtttctcaaaatcatatttttcatctacacaacaaatatcaaatcagtaagtactgcggttctcaagatatttgagtggacggacacctcacaaacggacatacatacatacatacatacatacatacatacatacatacagactgacgacggacgccggacggataccatcccaatagcttctatagactatagtctatagtagctaaaatgctatctcctctctcaattatgcataatttccaaattttttcaaatgagaatttagaagaatggtgtgcataaaagtacgttttcaaaattttgataaatagtctgtgaatttgtctacacatgggagatatggtagacttcactcagGTATCTTCGAGGATACAAAGCATAATGAATtctgggaaatctacagtactgtgtggTGTCTCTTCAAAGACAACAGAATGATTCCTTACCAAGAACTCCTCATAACTTGAAGCCTTTTTGGAGCAATACCAGAAGTGGTTGATGATATGTTCATTCCACTTCTGCAGAGGTTTGCACTGTTTCTCTTGACTAGCCTAGATGTAAATATAATGGTTGTGCATGTAATGTCAGCACTGAATAAACAATACAAAGTAATAGAAAGATCATGACAACATCATCAAAAATAAGGAGTACCGGTATGTGACACAGATCACATTACACTCTCAGCATAATATTTTAGTCCTGTATGATAACATTACACTACAGAACAAAGACGCAAGTGAACACTGATAAGAAAGTACCTTCATTATTTTCTTCCCAAGATTCTTCGCTGCATGCCACATATCGTGGGAGTGCTTTATATGTGGGTATCTTCTTTCTGTGGAaataataaattttgtatttgtaattttattactacaagtcaatgcatccataaatggattttcatgcattgaataCAATACATGGAAATATAAAGAATAAAGATACATAAATAACTCAATAAAAGaccagaaaaaaacataaataagGAAATAATAAAGTGTTTTGATTACTGGACATTCAGTATTAGATTTCTGCAAATCTATGCAAAACTCTTTCAATATATACAGCAAGATGACAACTGTTTGCACAGGCTTCAATTGCTCTTTAGGTACTTTTTTATAGATTCCTAGGTTGGGCTTCAATTGCTGTTAAATACAATATATGCCACACAAATTACAGGAAAAGAATGATGTACATTGCAATAAATAGTACTGCATGACATAATCAATGATAGGAGTCATAGTGCCCACAAAATTAATTGACTGCTCTtttgataatgaaaattataCATGGGTAAGCCATCAAAATTAATTGCAAGTTGTGGTTTAGTGTACAATGCACTATTGGGAAGCTAAAAtcacattgaaagtcattgttTGGCAATACAAAGCCCCAATTGCTTAAAATGGTTTTATTTACTTTGTAAGTACCGTATGTTGTAAACAAAAGTTATATATTGTGGAAGGTCTTCAGGGAAAATTTTGACATTCTGACTTGACTTACTCATGAGTGAACCTATCTGCAAGTGTGCATCAGTGACAACTTCTTTAATTTCCAATCCTTGGGCTTGCAACTGTGTCATACTTGATTCAAAACAGGCTTTCTCCAGATTGGTAGACTTTTTCTCAGTCTGTCTTTTATCCATTGTTACAATAGACAGGATATCTTTTGACTCATTCTCCATTACCGTGTAGGAACAATACTGAGCACAATATCCAGGACTATCCATGCGTCCATCACCTATTTCATATGATAAGAAAGAATGTGGTAGGAATAAAGTAAAACTGAAAATTACAGCTTGTTGATGCTTCACAAATCATGCAGTAATTTGTCAAGGAATGGCGCTTCAATTATGTTGTCTAAGACTAAATATGGACAATGTAGTAATGCAGCCAAGATTTGAATTGTAAGCTATCATtacacaaaaatatcacaaataaaCTGCATCTAAATGCCTCTTACCAAGTATGA includes the following:
- the LOC139125886 gene encoding P2X purinoceptor 7-like, whose protein sequence is MTFRTCRTMDDDTSSSLSPQSTDTDTSSNRDGARSRGRGRGVSGRGGGRGRGRGRGTGRGRGRGRGRGRGRGRGRGRVLESTQQADEALQQLEERKLQLRTIISDMDGEKKNNLLLRIVDHDPSLIFNLIQPVPSQPGGYHPPPTVDNPKWCVCTRCREMPTERERVCCDRQPEMCISQLADFKVLVLNETVLALARAYRRDVLAVIDDDDMTKANRHAAYRQFVLWQHGVLGAGDRRIIPSCCVWAIRDKYPDPFGQYTGFIPSRLA
- the LOC139125885 gene encoding uncharacterized protein yields the protein MDQILVLAKAQISPVCNVSKCKEVVQTSTQFIGTALYLKWVCQAGHINFTWCSQPILNRRLHAGDLAASSAALLSGNNYAKIALFAKIMNLGFVSKSTYYKIQKHYLVPCIDEYWLSHQHQVLEKYKDKEIVILGDGRMDSPGYCAQYCSYTVMENESKDILSIVTMDKRQTEKKSTNLEKACFESSMTQLQAQGLEIKEVVTDAHLQIGSLMKRRYPHIKHSHDMWHAAKNLGKKIMKASQEKQCKPLQKWNEHIINHFWYCSKKASSYEEFLGSWCGVLHHVTDEHAWALPYGQGNNRCDHGPLSAERVQGREWLKKGDPAHVALRKVVLDKRFLNKVHYYLNFRSTAELETFQQNILMYAAKRNAYSPPVYRARNILAALDHNVHHNRALSTNKQGDIIYHRHYNKKSSRWSAFPEKINKTYPHIRDLKKSILEKRLADRQGMNRQMDLEPQDPRRISANLAPIPPPPTASIVQEQTSRKT